A portion of the Streptomyces sp. NBC_01335 genome contains these proteins:
- a CDS encoding zinc-binding dehydrogenase has translation MEQMLAARLHVPSRTLRVEEVPRPQPGPGQVLVKVEAAGVCLSDVHLIGGSLTPQLLEGDTVTLGHEVSGTIASTGEGVTSWKPGQRVVLYAGETRDGVTYTRGVDYDGGWAEYALSAEDALTLLPGSIPFDQGAIIPDAVSTPWGAITATAAVRPAEAVGVWGVGGLGVHAVQLLRAVGAYPIVAVDPNPTARQRALAAGADLALDPAAPDLAEQGRAVTAGAGLAAAFDFAGVPAVREQALTALAKGGRLVLVGLTDKPLTVTQGTRFSYLQQQILGHYGSDMPVALPQLLGLVEGGRLDFSGSISGTLPLAEAAEAVARLERKQGDPIRLILRP, from the coding sequence ATGGAGCAGATGCTCGCCGCACGCCTGCACGTCCCGAGCCGAACCCTGCGCGTCGAGGAGGTTCCCCGGCCGCAGCCCGGACCGGGGCAGGTGCTCGTGAAGGTGGAGGCGGCCGGGGTGTGCCTCTCCGACGTGCACCTGATCGGCGGCAGCCTCACCCCGCAGTTGCTGGAGGGCGACACCGTCACCCTCGGTCACGAGGTGTCCGGCACGATCGCCTCGACGGGCGAGGGCGTCACGTCCTGGAAGCCCGGCCAGCGGGTGGTGCTGTACGCGGGCGAGACCCGCGACGGCGTCACGTACACGCGGGGCGTCGACTACGACGGCGGCTGGGCCGAGTACGCGCTGTCGGCCGAGGACGCGCTGACGCTGCTGCCCGGCTCCATCCCGTTCGACCAGGGCGCGATCATCCCGGACGCCGTGTCCACCCCGTGGGGCGCGATCACCGCCACCGCCGCGGTCCGGCCCGCCGAGGCCGTGGGCGTGTGGGGCGTGGGCGGGCTCGGGGTGCACGCGGTGCAGCTGCTGCGCGCCGTGGGCGCGTACCCGATCGTCGCCGTCGACCCGAACCCGACCGCCCGGCAGCGCGCTCTCGCCGCCGGAGCCGATCTGGCGCTCGACCCGGCCGCCCCGGACCTCGCTGAGCAGGGGCGCGCGGTCACCGCCGGTGCCGGACTGGCCGCCGCCTTCGACTTCGCCGGGGTGCCCGCCGTGCGCGAGCAGGCGCTGACCGCCCTCGCGAAGGGGGGACGACTCGTGCTGGTCGGCCTCACCGACAAGCCGCTGACGGTCACGCAGGGCACCCGGTTCAGCTACCTCCAGCAGCAGATCCTCGGCCACTACGGCTCCGACATGCCCGTCGCCCTCCCGCAGCTCCTCGGGCTGGTCGAAGGCGGCCGGCTGGACTTCTCCGGCTCGATCAGCGGGACCCTGCCGCTTGCGGAGGCGGCCGAGGCCGTGGCCCGGCTGGAGCGCAAGCAGGGCGACCCCATCCGTCTGATCCTGCGCCCCTGA
- a CDS encoding TetR/AcrR family transcriptional regulator, which translates to MTTPRPAAPPLRRRGENMRRAVLTAVVEILSAEGLSGATVSAVARSAGVHETSIYRRWKTRENLIAEALVAELDAAVPVPDTGDVREDLTTFFVSLVRLLRTAQGQALLRLSVERDDTLEDRRGPYWKDRLERGVVMVRRGVERGELAGDTDARLLMEAVSGPLFARVLVSDAPLDEELAERLVALVLDGARV; encoded by the coding sequence ATGACCACGCCCCGCCCCGCCGCCCCGCCGCTGCGCCGACGCGGGGAGAACATGCGCCGAGCCGTGCTGACCGCCGTCGTGGAGATCCTCTCGGCCGAAGGACTGTCGGGCGCGACCGTCTCCGCCGTCGCCCGGTCCGCCGGAGTCCACGAGACCTCGATCTACCGGCGGTGGAAGACCCGCGAGAACCTCATCGCCGAGGCGCTCGTCGCCGAACTCGACGCCGCCGTGCCGGTCCCGGACACGGGGGACGTCCGCGAGGACCTCACGACGTTCTTCGTCTCGCTGGTCCGACTGCTGCGCACCGCCCAAGGCCAGGCGCTGCTGCGGCTGAGCGTCGAGCGGGACGACACCCTGGAGGACCGCCGGGGCCCGTACTGGAAGGACCGGCTGGAGCGCGGCGTCGTCATGGTCCGGCGCGGCGTCGAACGCGGCGAACTCGCCGGGGACACCGACGCCCGCCTGCTCATGGAGGCGGTCAGCGGCCCCCTCTTCGCCCGCGTCCTGGTGAGCGACGCACCTCTCGACGAGGAGCTGGCGGAGCGTTTGGTCGCGCTGGTGCTGGACGGTGCGCGGGTCTGA
- a CDS encoding nucleic acid/nucleotide deaminase domain-containing protein — MSWVRDVGRRRRRTRQALNRATAGTALISAVAVLAGLISAVPASAAGAADEEDTGLYRNTIGDTVRQDRCLAGVALHAGGPKMKAKAVEGLSGSAEQLRATVGDVGWIGFYPLGLAGDEDRTAGLAYRDDLRARSSALEDGNDPYASNAFYSEEMDWHIPEFDSEVLQFTLFTQEQLAWQLGWDGHTNASPEAVARAREITEENRGQDIDNDWIADDAFDDGDVYETRYSGGTTASDVASYLKLGGLPTKAPAEDSAEYRVVVEDLKQAWAGCNWQNPLDFDRVLNGPVMTAMTEWELEYAGQAAQRDTIIQAETDAANETREATDDMIQAIQQAWRADQILTWQKVVAEELANDPDSLFKPGPELYEQAEADLADARAKADALATSANSHAAAAKTAATNATTAQQEAWALADTANVPRGRGLMYAQQSVQVARASAAAAEAAAKATETARDATEATVGTSRTLTAKAQTETHALNTEFRRIAAQEAAAQAKAAADSAETNAKAAADSAKDAGTAEAAAKGKQETARQKASVAQAQRASAELEYATAVASRAEAAQQRTTAAEAETRAATQQTAAGTAKANAKTAASDAATKREAADAKARAAQAAREKAAAAQQKQQATAARAAALEAAASAAAGTAAAGETRTAADQARQAAAAAVTAATAAHTAADDATAAAVSARSAATKAEGAAGRAQADADAAWSAYLASTGAAATARAEAAKALDAAGDAALRAQNAATASDQASALAKRAGDEAASAGIEAAQAVDSAAVTAGRAYAAGQAALAARDSATKAVAASADAIALGMPYQETDSAAAFAVLTGQKSKTMAEQQAAAAEAKATEAEQAAEDAQQLADQAQGDVKVAAEAAAQAAGDSVRAIAAAAAAQESAQDAAASRAGAKKAADTASGYAQQAGNDALSAQQTADATDTVAADADREATDAERDALKAAEAEDRAAQAAAEAKAQADKADKDAQEAEDRASDADGDSTAAEEAADQAEKEQREENEQQHQQAMEEGDYPIPGGPSSWAELGEQQEAILLAKCGQSCVDDYRDAYAAVSVHVLDWVAAHGGQTLLDDLGVAEVKECLSYSGVESCLWDLVDIASSAVVVGRIPALAAAIEQVSTGIQQVFTDADDAQRKLTELTELIGTTRSTPRLDRCIAGVALHAGGPEMKAEAVSALAGDNAELRAAVGDIGWIGFGPLGQARTRDVQAAFDYRDALAARSNVLEKANKPYAESAFFSDDMEWHVPAFDEEVLQFTLFTQEKISGRLGWDGHSNAGAESVARAEEITEDNRGKDSWYDFTADVMLRDSDVANTRYAGGTTGSDIASYLRHGGFLTEAPAKDSPEFREEVENLKQSWATCDSAEPTDPRNKLSAVTAQAYTEWEAEYAAQAAPRTLITQAEADASAATREATDDMVEAIGQAWRAEQILTWQRVWHDTLENDPDDLFKPKQAMFDKANADLATARGKVAALVTSAKAHSATAKTAAQKAVDAQEDAWAIADAAEVPRGRALMYAQQSVQVARASGAAAEAAAKATETTLQAVNATAETSSALLALAQTEAHALNTEFRRVAAQEAAAQAKAAADSADAYAASAAANAATAKKAKETALAEEEDARQAAADAQASRAVAELERANAAAYRATAESERDKASASEAEAAEQGRIASDARASAEAAGSTASARRGDAEQAERDAVAARGKALEAEQRRDSLSAKAAALEAHAAAVDGTDAAEAARAAATDARAAADTATAAATSARAAANAATTAATNAREAATKAQGAAARAKAASDDTWASYLVAVGSAAAAHAAAAEAIDASEAAALDAKGAKEQSEKASAAAKKAKEEATAARSEALQTASWAAVTAGKALAAVQSSLAARDSAAAVIKPANEAITLGTPYQETDSSAAFATLTGQQSLTVSQQQAAAATATADLAQGYSAEAKALAAQAAGDMKLAAEASAAAASDAARAAKAYQRAQASATQAAKDAKLAEASANRADGYVQSAGADVVRAWTASNDAATDAAAADAAATEAEHDAASARATATKAEEDAASARDTATQAETDATAAEKASEGAWDAANEAQQAADRTEKADNTEHITQGATTGIGGVWEVLDHVEYIGDPKNVDKDNCNPIIHIGDCTITADLTYKSHSDVFMCLAESGSYSGSCPQADTVYLGPEVSDARTERMSQTLTMVEFNSGIDPIDILLGDFIGCAKLINPFMEGGSWGDCAWVVGMFVVGALFKAGKAAVTAMDAAARTGIGFTEAWRALRALSLSEAAIGGIAGKMAEKFYASCRKVSRVGSFASQSRVATVAPMGIIGSPVPEYSCLGLIAYNSTDLSRMAYRARIEAGFGAFGKRNVAVARVPGWNDPKFGDLVIGFSKGGGFHAEDDILEQLAKKEVSPKEITELYSERQPCPVCGPNLENLLDDGAEITWSVQWGSDGTMNSAFEAILAKMIQAQG, encoded by the coding sequence ATGTCATGGGTACGAGACGTCGGCAGACGCCGGCGTCGCACAAGACAGGCCCTGAACAGAGCCACGGCCGGGACGGCCCTGATCTCCGCGGTGGCCGTACTCGCCGGGCTGATCAGCGCGGTACCGGCCTCCGCCGCCGGTGCGGCGGACGAGGAGGACACCGGCCTCTACCGCAACACCATCGGCGACACCGTGCGGCAGGACCGCTGTCTTGCCGGAGTGGCGCTGCACGCCGGTGGGCCGAAGATGAAGGCCAAGGCGGTCGAAGGCCTCTCGGGCAGCGCCGAGCAACTGCGCGCCACCGTCGGGGACGTCGGCTGGATCGGCTTCTACCCGCTCGGTCTCGCCGGCGACGAGGACCGGACAGCCGGACTCGCCTACCGCGACGACCTGCGCGCCCGGTCCTCGGCGCTGGAGGACGGCAACGATCCGTACGCCTCCAACGCCTTCTACAGCGAGGAGATGGACTGGCACATACCGGAGTTCGACTCCGAGGTGCTCCAGTTCACCCTCTTCACCCAGGAGCAGCTCGCCTGGCAGCTCGGCTGGGACGGCCACACCAACGCCAGCCCCGAAGCGGTCGCCCGGGCCCGTGAGATCACGGAGGAGAACCGCGGCCAGGACATCGACAACGACTGGATCGCCGACGACGCCTTCGACGACGGCGACGTCTACGAGACGCGTTACTCGGGCGGCACCACCGCCAGCGACGTCGCGTCCTACCTGAAGCTCGGTGGCCTGCCGACGAAGGCCCCGGCGGAGGACTCGGCCGAGTACCGGGTCGTGGTCGAGGACCTGAAGCAGGCATGGGCGGGCTGCAACTGGCAGAACCCGCTCGACTTCGACCGCGTGCTCAACGGCCCGGTCATGACCGCCATGACCGAATGGGAGCTGGAGTACGCCGGGCAGGCGGCCCAGCGCGACACGATCATTCAGGCGGAGACCGACGCGGCGAACGAGACCCGCGAAGCCACCGACGACATGATCCAGGCCATCCAGCAGGCCTGGCGCGCCGACCAGATCCTCACCTGGCAGAAGGTCGTGGCGGAAGAACTCGCCAACGACCCCGACTCCCTCTTCAAGCCCGGACCCGAGCTGTACGAGCAGGCCGAGGCCGACCTCGCCGACGCCCGGGCGAAGGCTGACGCACTCGCGACCTCGGCCAACAGCCACGCCGCGGCCGCGAAGACGGCCGCCACGAACGCCACGACCGCGCAGCAGGAGGCGTGGGCCCTCGCCGACACGGCGAACGTGCCGCGCGGCCGGGGTCTGATGTACGCCCAGCAGTCCGTGCAGGTCGCCCGCGCGTCGGCGGCCGCGGCCGAGGCGGCCGCCAAGGCCACCGAGACGGCCCGCGACGCCACCGAGGCCACCGTCGGCACCAGTCGCACGCTGACGGCGAAGGCGCAGACCGAGACGCACGCGCTCAACACCGAGTTCCGCCGGATCGCCGCGCAGGAGGCGGCCGCTCAGGCCAAGGCCGCCGCCGACAGCGCGGAGACCAACGCCAAGGCCGCGGCCGACAGCGCGAAGGACGCCGGTACGGCCGAGGCCGCCGCGAAGGGCAAGCAGGAGACGGCCCGTCAGAAGGCTTCCGTCGCCCAGGCCCAGCGTGCCTCCGCCGAGCTGGAGTACGCCACCGCCGTCGCCTCCCGCGCCGAGGCCGCCCAGCAGCGGACCACCGCCGCCGAGGCCGAGACCAGGGCCGCGACCCAGCAGACGGCGGCCGGTACGGCGAAGGCGAACGCCAAGACCGCCGCGAGCGACGCCGCTACCAAGCGCGAGGCTGCCGACGCGAAGGCCCGGGCCGCCCAGGCCGCACGCGAGAAGGCGGCCGCGGCCCAGCAGAAGCAGCAGGCCACCGCCGCCCGTGCCGCCGCTCTGGAGGCCGCCGCCTCGGCTGCCGCAGGCACGGCAGCGGCCGGGGAGACCCGCACGGCCGCCGACCAGGCGCGCCAAGCGGCCGCGGCAGCGGTCACCGCCGCCACCGCCGCCCACACCGCGGCGGACGACGCGACCGCCGCAGCGGTCTCCGCGCGGTCCGCCGCGACGAAGGCCGAGGGCGCCGCCGGACGGGCCCAGGCCGACGCGGACGCCGCGTGGTCGGCGTACCTCGCGTCGACCGGCGCCGCGGCGACCGCCCGGGCCGAGGCCGCCAAGGCACTCGACGCCGCCGGGGACGCCGCACTGCGGGCCCAGAACGCCGCCACCGCGTCGGACCAGGCATCCGCCCTGGCCAAGCGGGCCGGCGACGAGGCTGCCTCGGCGGGGATCGAGGCCGCCCAGGCCGTCGACTCGGCCGCGGTCACCGCGGGCCGGGCCTACGCCGCAGGGCAGGCCGCACTCGCCGCCCGGGACAGCGCGACCAAGGCGGTGGCCGCATCGGCCGACGCCATCGCGCTCGGCATGCCGTACCAGGAGACCGACAGCGCCGCCGCGTTCGCCGTCCTGACCGGCCAGAAGTCCAAGACGATGGCCGAGCAGCAGGCGGCCGCGGCCGAGGCCAAGGCCACCGAGGCGGAGCAGGCGGCCGAGGACGCACAGCAACTCGCCGATCAGGCGCAGGGCGACGTCAAGGTCGCGGCCGAGGCTGCGGCACAGGCGGCCGGCGACTCGGTGCGCGCCATCGCCGCCGCGGCAGCGGCTCAGGAGTCGGCCCAGGACGCGGCCGCGTCCCGGGCAGGCGCCAAGAAGGCGGCCGACACGGCCTCCGGCTACGCGCAGCAGGCGGGCAACGACGCGCTCAGCGCCCAGCAGACGGCCGACGCCACCGACACCGTCGCAGCCGACGCCGACCGCGAGGCCACGGACGCCGAACGCGATGCCCTGAAGGCCGCCGAGGCCGAGGACCGGGCGGCCCAGGCCGCCGCGGAGGCCAAGGCGCAGGCCGACAAGGCTGACAAGGACGCCCAGGAGGCGGAGGACCGCGCCTCGGACGCCGACGGCGACAGCACTGCCGCCGAGGAGGCCGCCGACCAGGCGGAGAAGGAGCAGCGGGAGGAGAACGAGCAGCAGCACCAGCAGGCCATGGAGGAAGGCGACTACCCGATCCCGGGCGGTCCCTCCTCGTGGGCCGAGCTGGGTGAGCAGCAGGAAGCCATCCTGCTGGCCAAGTGCGGCCAGAGCTGCGTCGACGACTACCGCGACGCGTACGCCGCCGTCTCCGTCCACGTCCTCGACTGGGTCGCGGCCCACGGCGGGCAGACCCTTCTGGACGACCTCGGCGTGGCCGAGGTCAAAGAGTGCCTGAGCTACAGCGGCGTCGAGAGCTGCCTTTGGGACCTGGTGGACATCGCCTCGTCCGCCGTCGTCGTCGGCCGGATCCCCGCGCTCGCGGCGGCGATCGAACAGGTGAGCACCGGCATCCAGCAGGTCTTCACCGACGCCGACGACGCCCAGCGCAAGCTGACCGAACTCACCGAGCTGATCGGTACGACCCGCAGCACCCCGCGCCTGGACCGGTGCATCGCCGGAGTGGCGCTGCACGCGGGCGGACCCGAGATGAAGGCCGAGGCCGTCTCGGCGCTCGCCGGCGACAACGCCGAACTGCGCGCGGCCGTCGGTGACATCGGATGGATCGGCTTCGGACCGCTGGGCCAGGCACGTACCCGTGACGTGCAGGCCGCGTTCGACTACCGGGACGCGCTGGCGGCCCGGTCGAACGTGCTGGAGAAGGCCAACAAGCCGTACGCCGAGTCGGCGTTCTTCAGCGACGACATGGAATGGCACGTACCGGCCTTCGACGAAGAGGTCCTGCAGTTCACCCTCTTCACCCAGGAGAAGATCTCCGGCCGTCTCGGCTGGGACGGGCACAGCAACGCCGGCGCGGAGTCCGTCGCGCGCGCCGAGGAGATCACCGAGGACAACCGCGGCAAGGACTCCTGGTACGACTTCACCGCCGATGTCATGCTGCGCGACAGCGATGTGGCCAACACCCGCTACGCGGGCGGTACCACCGGCAGCGACATCGCGTCCTACCTCCGGCACGGCGGCTTCCTGACCGAGGCCCCGGCCAAGGACAGCCCGGAGTTCCGCGAAGAGGTGGAGAACCTCAAGCAGTCCTGGGCCACCTGTGACAGCGCGGAACCCACCGACCCGCGGAACAAGCTCTCCGCGGTGACCGCGCAGGCGTACACCGAGTGGGAGGCGGAGTACGCCGCCCAGGCCGCGCCCCGCACCCTGATCACGCAGGCGGAGGCCGACGCGTCGGCCGCCACACGTGAGGCCACCGATGACATGGTCGAAGCCATCGGCCAGGCGTGGCGCGCCGAGCAGATCCTCACCTGGCAGCGCGTCTGGCACGACACGCTGGAGAACGACCCGGACGACCTGTTCAAGCCCAAGCAGGCGATGTTCGACAAGGCCAACGCCGATCTCGCCACCGCCCGTGGCAAGGTCGCCGCACTGGTGACCTCCGCGAAGGCGCACTCCGCCACCGCGAAGACCGCCGCCCAGAAGGCCGTCGACGCGCAGGAGGACGCCTGGGCGATAGCCGACGCGGCCGAAGTCCCGCGCGGCCGAGCCCTGATGTACGCCCAGCAGTCGGTCCAGGTCGCCCGCGCGTCCGGCGCGGCCGCCGAGGCCGCCGCGAAGGCGACGGAGACCACGCTCCAGGCCGTCAACGCCACCGCCGAGACCTCGTCGGCGCTGCTCGCGCTGGCGCAGACCGAGGCACACGCTCTGAACACCGAGTTCCGGCGGGTCGCCGCGCAGGAGGCCGCCGCCCAGGCGAAGGCGGCGGCGGACAGCGCCGATGCCTACGCGGCCTCGGCCGCGGCGAACGCCGCGACCGCCAAGAAGGCCAAGGAAACCGCCCTGGCGGAGGAGGAGGACGCACGACAGGCCGCGGCCGACGCCCAGGCGTCGCGCGCCGTGGCAGAACTGGAGCGCGCCAACGCCGCGGCCTACCGGGCCACCGCGGAGAGCGAGCGGGACAAGGCCTCCGCATCCGAGGCGGAGGCGGCCGAGCAGGGCCGGATCGCCAGTGACGCCCGGGCTTCGGCCGAGGCGGCGGGAAGCACGGCGTCGGCCCGCAGGGGTGATGCCGAGCAGGCGGAGCGCGACGCGGTCGCCGCCCGTGGCAAAGCTCTCGAGGCCGAGCAGCGACGGGACTCGCTGAGCGCGAAGGCGGCGGCCCTGGAGGCGCACGCCGCGGCTGTGGACGGTACGGACGCGGCCGAGGCCGCTCGTGCCGCCGCCACCGACGCGCGGGCTGCCGCCGACACGGCGACGGCGGCGGCCACCAGCGCGCGTGCTGCGGCGAACGCGGCGACGACCGCCGCCACCAACGCCCGCGAGGCCGCCACCAAGGCGCAGGGCGCGGCAGCGCGCGCCAAGGCGGCGTCCGACGACACCTGGGCCTCGTACCTGGTGGCGGTCGGTTCCGCCGCCGCGGCCCACGCCGCCGCGGCCGAGGCGATCGACGCTTCCGAGGCGGCGGCGCTCGACGCCAAGGGCGCCAAGGAACAGTCGGAGAAGGCTTCCGCCGCGGCCAAGAAGGCCAAGGAGGAAGCGACCGCCGCGCGCAGTGAGGCGCTGCAGACGGCGTCATGGGCTGCGGTCACCGCGGGCAAGGCGCTCGCGGCCGTGCAGTCGTCACTCGCGGCGCGGGACTCCGCGGCAGCGGTGATCAAGCCGGCGAACGAGGCGATCACACTCGGCACGCCGTACCAGGAGACCGACAGTTCGGCTGCGTTCGCGACACTCACCGGCCAGCAGTCCCTGACGGTTTCCCAGCAGCAGGCGGCGGCAGCGACCGCCACCGCCGACCTAGCCCAGGGGTACTCCGCGGAGGCGAAGGCCCTCGCCGCCCAGGCCGCGGGCGACATGAAGCTCGCGGCCGAGGCATCCGCGGCAGCGGCATCCGACGCGGCCCGCGCCGCCAAGGCTTACCAGCGGGCCCAGGCCTCGGCCACCCAGGCCGCGAAGGACGCGAAGCTCGCCGAGGCGTCGGCGAACCGCGCCGACGGCTACGTCCAGTCGGCGGGCGCGGACGTGGTGAGGGCCTGGACGGCCTCGAACGACGCCGCCACGGACGCGGCAGCGGCCGATGCCGCGGCCACCGAGGCGGAGCACGACGCCGCTTCGGCCCGTGCCACGGCCACCAAGGCCGAGGAGGACGCGGCCAGCGCCCGCGACACCGCCACCCAGGCGGAGACCGACGCGACGGCGGCCGAGAAGGCGTCCGAAGGGGCGTGGGACGCCGCGAACGAGGCCCAGCAGGCCGCCGACCGCACCGAGAAGGCCGACAACACCGAACACATCACGCAGGGTGCCACCACCGGGATCGGTGGGGTGTGGGAAGTCCTCGACCACGTCGAGTACATCGGCGACCCCAAGAACGTCGACAAGGACAACTGCAACCCGATCATCCACATCGGCGACTGCACCATCACGGCCGACCTCACCTACAAGTCGCACTCCGACGTGTTCATGTGCCTGGCCGAGTCGGGCTCCTACTCGGGCAGCTGCCCGCAGGCGGACACGGTCTACCTCGGTCCTGAGGTCTCGGACGCCCGCACCGAGCGGATGTCGCAGACACTGACGATGGTCGAGTTCAACTCGGGCATCGACCCCATCGACATCCTGCTCGGCGACTTCATCGGCTGCGCCAAGCTGATCAATCCGTTCATGGAGGGCGGCAGCTGGGGCGACTGCGCCTGGGTCGTGGGCATGTTCGTCGTCGGCGCCCTCTTCAAGGCGGGCAAAGCCGCGGTGACGGCGATGGACGCCGCCGCCAGGACCGGAATCGGCTTCACCGAGGCATGGAGGGCGCTGAGAGCTCTCAGCCTTTCCGAAGCCGCTATCGGCGGAATCGCCGGGAAGATGGCGGAGAAGTTCTACGCCTCCTGCCGGAAGGTGTCCCGGGTCGGTTCCTTCGCGTCGCAGTCGCGGGTCGCGACTGTCGCTCCGATGGGCATCATCGGGAGTCCGGTTCCCGAGTACTCCTGCCTCGGTCTGATCGCGTACAACAGCACCGACCTCTCCCGCATGGCCTACAGGGCCAGAATCGAGGCCGGTTTCGGTGCCTTCGGCAAGAGAAATGTTGCTGTCGCGAGGGTGCCGGGCTGGAATGACCCGAAGTTCGGCGATCTCGTCATCGGCTTCAGTAAGGGGGGCGGTTTCCATGCGGAGGACGACATCCTGGAGCAGCTTGCCAAAAAGGAAGTCTCACCGAAGGAGATCACCGAACTCTACAGCGAACGGCAGCCGTGCCCTGTGTGCGGACCGAATCTGGAGAATCTCCTCGACGATGGCGCAGAGATCACTTGGTCCGTGCAGTGGGGATCGGACGGAACGATGAACAGCGCATTCGAGGCAATTC